The Dehalococcoidia bacterium region GGACAAGGCCGCCGATTTCGGCAGTACGCTTTGTCGTTTGAATGCCGAGGGCGGCCGTGGAGTGGTCGATACTTTTGCTCGTCAGGCACTCCCCATGGTTTGGGACTACGCCGAATCAAACCCATTCTGCACAGACGGAGCAGGTTGGATATCGTACCTGTCCCGCAGCGCGGATGCGCTTGACGGCCTCGGGTTCGGGCTACCAACCGCCGTGCGCATTCGAGATGTTCGAGAACCGAGGGCACCCACGCTAGACTCCATCATTACCGATCCACCCTATTATGACGCCATAAATTACGCTGACTTGTCGGACTTCTTCTATGTCTGGTTGAAACGCTCTGTGGGTGCTCTGCACACTGACCTGCTCTCGCTGCCGCTGACGCCCAAACGCGACCAGGTCGTCATGAACGTCTACGCCAACGGCAACAGCGGCGGCGACCGCCGCGCCCAGGCGCATCGCCACTACGTGAAGGGCATGGCCCAGGCCTTCGCCGCCATGCGCAAGTCCCTCATCGATGGCGGCCTCGTCGGCGTCGTCTTCGCCCACACGGACCCGGACGCCTGGTCCACGATCATCGAAGGGTTGCTCGGCGCCGGCCTGGTGCCGGACGCCTCCTGGCCGCTCGATACGGAGCGCGAGGCGAGGGTCTCAGGATTAGAACAAGCGCGTCTCGCGACCTCCGTCTGGATGGCCTGCCGGCCGCGCCACGAGGACGCCGGCGAGGCCTTCCTCGCCGACGTCATGGCCGAGATGCGGCCCGTGATCCGAGAGCGCCTGCTCTACTTCTGGAGCAAGGGCATCCGCGGCGCCGACTTCTTCATCAGCGCCATCGGCCCCGCCCTCTCCGTCTTCGGCCGCTACGAGAAGGTCATGCGCCCGGACGGGACGGAGGTCACCGTCCGCGACTTCCTCGACCTCGTGCGGCGAGAGTCGACCACCGTCGCCCTGGAGCAGGTGCTGCACGGCGCCGACCTCGGCCTCATCGACCCGGTCACGCGGCAGTACGTGACCTGGGTGTGGAGCTACTCGCGCGCGCCCCTGGAGGCGGGCGAGGCCATCGCCCTCTGCCTGGCGACGGGCGCCGACTACGGCCAGGTGGTGCGGCCGCACGCCATCGCCGCGGAGTCGCGCGAGAAGAGCAAGAAGCTGGTGAAGCTGCGCAGCATCCGCGAGCGCGGCGCCCAGGACGAGGACCTGGGCATCGGCACGCCGGCGCGGCCGGCGCCGCTCATCGACCAGCTGCAGCGCACCGCCTGGCTCTGGGGCCAGAACAAGCCGCAGGAGCTGGCGAAGTACCGCGTCGACCTGGGCGAGACGCGCTGGCAGGCGCTGCGCACGCTGGGGCAGGCGGTCGCCGAGTGCCTGCCGGACGGCGACGAAGACCGGCGCCTGGTCAACGGCCTCTTGAGCAGCAGCGTCATGAGCGCAGCCGTCCCCGCCGCGGCGGCCAGCCGCCCGAGCGGGGGGGAGGAGCGCCGCCTGCCGGGGGTCTGAGGAGGCGAAGATGGTCGAGAGCAACTACGCCGCCCTGGGCCAGGGCCTGAAGCTCTACACCGACGCGATGCGCCGCTTCGTGCGCGAGAAGCTCATCGCCGTCTACCCCAGCCGCTGGTGGGAGGACGGCGTCCTCAAGCACCTCAACGACGCGCAGCGCGGCAACCTCAGGCGAGACATCGAGCGCAACCCTCAGAAGGACAAGCTCGACTTCCTGGACGCGCCCCACTTCGTGCCGATCGTGACAAAGGAGTTCGACCGCGCCTTCGCCGGCGTCTTCGGAGACTTCAACAAGACGCGTTCCTGGCTACAGCAGGCTGCGGCGGCCCGCCTTGAGCACGCTCACCCGCGCTCGGGCGACCTCCCGGCGGACGATGTGGCGCACAGCCTCTATTCCATGGTCCAGGTGCTGAGGGCGGCAGGCCAACCAGAGGCCGATGAAGTCGAG contains the following coding sequences:
- a CDS encoding DUF1156 domain-containing protein, encoding MPETRRRRLIEVAFPLEEVSEHSRREKNVRHGHISTLHIWWARRPLAACRAFIYASLVDDPGEGPEREELLKEVADLASWDAVRKPDQVVRPREKGGSGLTGRQLLERARQRILDCNGGKPPRLLDPFAGGGAIPLEALRLGCEVEASDLNPVAVLILKGTVEYPQKYGQPNSRDVPKYIYLAADSGPQKGFFDGDLVAAYKKNPLATDVRYWGNWMLERARQELAQFYPPDPDGSVPVAYLWSRTVPCPNCGAEMPLIRQYWLARKDRKKVALRPVLDRAHNRVDFEVVEGPDVTGDPAEATTTRGDTVCLLCRQVAKGETIRRLSSEGKMGAALTAVVLEGRGGKRYRADRPDDMASFAKATQELHERMARHSGDLSLVPDEPMPDIPDLVSGRGFGIKQWWQLFNARQLLALTTFARLVREAHAEMLACGLDADYAKAVATYLGLAVDKAADFGSTLCRLNAEGGRGVVDTFARQALPMVWDYAESNPFCTDGAGWISYLSRSADALDGLGFGLPTAVRIRDVREPRAPTLDSIITDPPYYDAINYADLSDFFYVWLKRSVGALHTDLLSLPLTPKRDQVVMNVYANGNSGGDRRAQAHRHYVKGMAQAFAAMRKSLIDGGLVGVVFAHTDPDAWSTIIEGLLGAGLVPDASWPLDTEREARVSGLEQARLATSVWMACRPRHEDAGEAFLADVMAEMRPVIRERLLYFWSKGIRGADFFISAIGPALSVFGRYEKVMRPDGTEVTVRDFLDLVRRESTTVALEQVLHGADLGLIDPVTRQYVTWVWSYSRAPLEAGEAIALCLATGADYGQVVRPHAIAAESREKSKKLVKLRSIRERGAQDEDLGIGTPARPAPLIDQLQRTAWLWGQNKPQELAKYRVDLGETRWQALRTLGQAVAECLPDGDEDRRLVNGLLSSSVMSAAVPAAAASRPSGGEERRLPGV